The Vibrio gazogenes DNA segment CGGTATGATGACGACCGGTGACAATGACGACATGGCACTGTTGTTGTGCCGCGTGAATCGCCTGTTTCACTTCAGGATGAATGGTATGGTCGTCCGTGAGTACGGTTCCGTCTAAGTCTAATGCAAGCACTTTATACATGTAAGATTACCTTTGTCCGTAGTAAGCATTTACACCGTGTTTACGCAGGTAATGTTTGTCGGAAAGTTCCTGTTGGATGTTGATTTCCTGATTCAGGAATCGTGTTGCAATCGCCATCGCAGCAACTTCTTCTAACACCACCGCGTGATGTACGGCGTCGTTTGCATCGGCCCCCCATGAAAATGGTGCGTGTCCTGCGACAACCACACTGGGGACAGACATCGGTTCAATATGGCGCATGTGAAACGTTTCGACAATCACCAATCCGGTATTCTTTTCGTAACGATTGATGATTTCGTCACCGGATAACCGGCGTGTGCAGGGGATGTCCCCGTAAAAATAATCGGCATGTGTGGTGCCGAGTGCCGGAATATCCCGCTCAGCCTGCGCCCAGATGGTTGCATGACGCGAATGGGTATGAACAATCCCGCCAACTTGCTCAAATGCCTGATAAATTTCTAGGTGCGTGGCGGTATCGCTCGACGGATTCAGCGCGCCTTCGAGCTGATTGCCGGCCAGATCGACAATCACAATGTCATCGATGGTCATGGTCTCATATGCCACGCCGGATGGTTTGATCGCGACCACACCGGCAGCGCGGTCAATTTGCGAGACATTCCCCCAGGTAAAGGTGACCAGTCCATAACGCGGGAGTTGCAGATTGGCGTCCAGCACTTGCTGTTTTAAAGATTGAAATGAATGGTCGTGTCCTGACATGTTGACTCCTAAACGGTCGTTTCCGCCAGTGCGGCATCAATCACTTGCAGTACATCTTCGTTGCAACGACAACGGCGGAGTTTATCGAGATCAACCCCCGTTTCACTCTCGTCATCATCCAACACCTGAGTGACTTCCATCAGGCCTTCCATATGTTCATCCGAGCTGCTGCCAGCTAGTGTAATCAACACATCAACCGGTTCATCTTCTCCGACAAAGTAGACCGGCGTTTCCAGTGTCACTAACGCAAACGCTGTCCGCACGACACCATTTTCTGGCCGGGCATGCGGCATCGCTAACTGAGGGGCAATGACAATGTAAGGGCCCAGTGTTTCGACACTGCTGATAATGGCATCGTGGTAAGACGGCAAAATTGCCCCTGATGCAATCAGGAGATCGGTGCCGATTTTAATCGCTTCACGCCAGTCCGAGGCGGATGCTTGTAATCGAATTGAATGATTTTCAATCAGTGACTGTTTCAGTCCCATAATCTTCTCCGCGAGGGGCCATCCTTTGACGACATAAGACGTCAGGGACGGGCCCATAGTGGTTGTTCAATAGTGATATTTGATGGTGAAAAAAGTGACAAACCGAAGCATGCCGGTTGTCAATCCAGGCTACGCTATCAGCGCTCTGCAAAGTTTTTATTGATGATATCCAGCAGCTCATCCCCGAAAGAGTTCGGATTCAGCATGTTCTGTACGCCAAGGACGAATT contains these protein-coding regions:
- a CDS encoding L-ribulose-5-phosphate 4-epimerase, coding for MSGHDHSFQSLKQQVLDANLQLPRYGLVTFTWGNVSQIDRAAGVVAIKPSGVAYETMTIDDIVIVDLAGNQLEGALNPSSDTATHLEIYQAFEQVGGIVHTHSRHATIWAQAERDIPALGTTHADYFYGDIPCTRRLSGDEIINRYEKNTGLVIVETFHMRHIEPMSVPSVVVAGHAPFSWGADANDAVHHAVVLEEVAAMAIATRFLNQEINIQQELSDKHYLRKHGVNAYYGQR
- a CDS encoding PTS sugar transporter subunit IIA: MGLKQSLIENHSIRLQASASDWREAIKIGTDLLIASGAILPSYHDAIISSVETLGPYIVIAPQLAMPHARPENGVVRTAFALVTLETPVYFVGEDEPVDVLITLAGSSSDEHMEGLMEVTQVLDDDESETGVDLDKLRRCRCNEDVLQVIDAALAETTV